Proteins encoded by one window of Scatophagus argus isolate fScaArg1 chromosome 8, fScaArg1.pri, whole genome shotgun sequence:
- the ptpn11b gene encoding tyrosine-protein phosphatase non-receptor type 11b isoform X1 — protein MTSRRWFHPNITGIEAEDLLLTRGVHGSFLARPSKSNPGDFTLSVRRNDEVTHIKIQNSGDYYDLYGGEKFATLAELVQYYTEQQDLLRERNGHVIELKYPLNCKDPTSERWYHGHLSGRDAEKLLTEKGKAGSFLVRESQSKPGDFVLSVLTNEEKHENVDRKTKVTHVMIRYQHDGKYDVGGGERFDTLADLVDHYKKNPMVEKSGIVVHLKQPFNATRINAANIENRVRELNKVADNSEKPKQGFWEEFEVLQQQECKLLYPRKEGQKPENKSKNRYKNILPFDTTRVEIKETDPDVPGSDYINANYIRSMREEGRHMDEDKVFIATQGCLQNTVNDFWKMVYQENTHVIVMTTKEVERGRNKCVRYWPDLHGTKEFGKVLVRNVDERPAQDYVLRKLEVTRLDRKEPLRYIWHFQYLSWPDHGVPNEPGGVLWFLEEVNRTQSTIPDTGPIVVHCSAGIGRTGTIIVIDILIDIINRQGLDCDIDIPKTIQRVRQQRSGMVQTEAQYKFIYMAVQQYIDTAQKRLEEEQRNKMKEREYSNIKYPQVTNSRSKSNMASSRSSSVLTNDDSSSVYENINFKSPQTSFSSNTRR, from the exons GCGCAACGATGAGGTGACCCACATAAAGATCCAGAACTCAGGCGACTACTACGACCTGTACGGGGGCGAGAAGTTTGCCACGCTGGCTGAGCTGGTGCAGTATTACACCGAACAACAGGATCTGCTGCGCGAGAGGAACGGCCATGTCATTGAGCTCAAGTACCCACTCAACTGCAAGGACCCCACCTCCGAGAG GTGGTACCACGGGCACCTGTCCGGGCGAGACGCAGAGAAGCTCCTCACAGAGAAAGGCAAAGCCGGCAGCTTCCTGGTACGGGAGAGCCAGAGTAAACCAGGTGACTTCGTCCTCTCAGTTCTCACCAATGAGGAGAAACACGAGAACGTGGACCGCAAGACCAAGGTCACCCACGTTATGATACGCTACCAG CATGATGGTAAATATGACGTGGGAGGCGGTGAGAGGTTCGACACCCTGGCTGACCTGGTGGATCACTACAAGAAGAACCCCATGGTGGAGAAAAGTGGCATCGTAGTGCACCTCAAACAG CCCTTTAACGCCACAAGGATAAACGCGGCCAACATTGAGAACCGGGTACGAGAGCTAAATAAAGTAGCAGACAACTCTGAGAAACCCAAGCAAGGATTCTGGGAAGAGTTTGAG GTACTTCAGCAGCAGGAGTGCAAACTGCTGTATCCCCGGAAAGAAGGCCAGAAACCAGAAAACAAGAGTAAAAACAGATACAAGAATATCCTCCCCT TTGACACAACTCGGGTTGAAATCAAGGAAACAGATCCAGATGTTCCTGGTTCAGACTACATCAATGCTAACTACATCAGA AGTATGCGTGAAGAGGGTCGCCACATGGATGAGGACAAAGTCTTCATCGCCACTCAAGGATGCCTACAGAATACGGTCAACGACTTCTGGAAAATGGTCTATCAGGAGAACACACACGTCATCGTCATGACCACGAAGGAGGTGGAGCGAGGACGG AACAAGTGTGTCCGTTACTGGCCCGACCTCCACGGCACCAAAGAGTTTGGGAAGGTGCTGGTGAGGAACGTGGATGAGCGGCCTGCACAAGACTACGTCCTGAGAAAGCTGGAGGTGACCCGTCTGGACCGG AAGGAGCCTCTGAGATACATCTGGCACTTCCAGTACCTGAGCTGGCCGGACCACGGGGTGCCCAATGAGCCTGGCGGTGTCCTCTGGTTCCTAGAGGAAGTCAACCGCACCCAGAGTACCATTCCAGACACTGGCCCCATTGTCGTCCACTGCAG TGCAGGCATCGGCAGGACAGGCACCATCATCGTCATTGACATCCTTATTGACATCATTAACCGCCAAG GGCTAGATTGTGACATCGACATCCCTAAGACCATCCAGAGGGTTCGGCAGCAGAGGTCGGGCATGGTGCAGACTGAGGCCCAGTACAAGTTCATCTACATGGCTGTGCAGCAGTATATAGACACGGCTCAGAAGagactggaggaggagcag AGgaataaaatgaaggaaaggGAATATTCCAATATCAAATATCCCCAGGTGACCAACTCAAGATCCAAATCCAACATGGCATCCTCACGGTCTTCTTCTGT GTTGACGAATGATGACTCGTCGAGCGTGTATGAGAATATAAACTTTAAAAGCCCTCAGACGTCTTTCAGCAGCAACACCAGGAGGTAA
- the LOC124063839 gene encoding RING finger protein 223 translates to MEEAPQIWHMQVAPGDTARELQHKVSIVSQPECSICFNTYDNVFKTPKQLECTHTFCLECLSRLMAVSAADGQGDSSSTNLSCPLCRQLTTLPEEGPPALTTSHEVLCKLPSHQQHEESVWLEGEKLCYKTSRHDSGSSAPDSPTAFCICIDIGASKSANAPNQTRQHTIGRLDRLGDWKRMVLFVVLMVLLVVIVLWPLQCVFSTGNIRCVRDPLSSVLTTTPTTTTTFSPNL, encoded by the coding sequence ATGGAAGAAGCTCCACAGATTTGGCACATGCAGGTTGCCCCCGGGGACACTGCTAGAGAACTGCAACACAAGGTGTCAATCGTGAGCCAACCGGAGTGCTCCATTTGCTTCAACACCTACGACAATGTCTTCAAAACCCCTAAGCAGCTGGAGTGCACCCACACATTCTGCCTGGAGTGTCTCTCCCGCCTCATGGCCGTCTCAGCGGCTGACGGGCagggtgacagcagcagcactaacCTCTCTTGCCCCTTGTGCCGTCAACTCACCACGCTGCCCGAGGAGGGACCCCCGGCCCTGACCACCAGCCACGAGGTCCTCTGCAAGCTGCCCAGCCACCAGCAGCATGAGGAGTCGGTGTGGCTAGAGGGGGAGAAGCTGTGCTACAAAACCTCCAGGCACGACAGCGGATCGAGTGCCCCTGACAGTCCCACGGCCTTCTGCATCTGCATTGACATTGGGGCCAGCAAGTCAGCGAATGCCCCGAATCAGACACGGCAGCATACTATTGGCCGGCTGGATCGGCTGGGAGACTGGAAGAGGATGGTGCTCTTTGTTGTGCTCATGGTGCTACTTGTTGTTATCGTGTTGTGGCCACTGCAGTGTGTATTCAGCACTGGAAACATACGTTGCGTACGAGATCCCCTCAGCTCAGTCCTCACTACCACCCCAACTACTACCACTACTTTCAGCCCAAATTTGTAG
- the ptpn11b gene encoding tyrosine-protein phosphatase non-receptor type 11b isoform X2: protein MVRWFHPNITGIEAEDLLLTRGVHGSFLARPSKSNPGDFTLSVRRNDEVTHIKIQNSGDYYDLYGGEKFATLAELVQYYTEQQDLLRERNGHVIELKYPLNCKDPTSERWYHGHLSGRDAEKLLTEKGKAGSFLVRESQSKPGDFVLSVLTNEEKHENVDRKTKVTHVMIRYQHDGKYDVGGGERFDTLADLVDHYKKNPMVEKSGIVVHLKQPFNATRINAANIENRVRELNKVADNSEKPKQGFWEEFEVLQQQECKLLYPRKEGQKPENKSKNRYKNILPFDTTRVEIKETDPDVPGSDYINANYIRSMREEGRHMDEDKVFIATQGCLQNTVNDFWKMVYQENTHVIVMTTKEVERGRNKCVRYWPDLHGTKEFGKVLVRNVDERPAQDYVLRKLEVTRLDRKEPLRYIWHFQYLSWPDHGVPNEPGGVLWFLEEVNRTQSTIPDTGPIVVHCSAGIGRTGTIIVIDILIDIINRQGLDCDIDIPKTIQRVRQQRSGMVQTEAQYKFIYMAVQQYIDTAQKRLEEEQRNKMKEREYSNIKYPQVTNSRSKSNMASSRSSSVLTNDDSSSVYENINFKSPQTSFSSNTRR from the exons GCGCAACGATGAGGTGACCCACATAAAGATCCAGAACTCAGGCGACTACTACGACCTGTACGGGGGCGAGAAGTTTGCCACGCTGGCTGAGCTGGTGCAGTATTACACCGAACAACAGGATCTGCTGCGCGAGAGGAACGGCCATGTCATTGAGCTCAAGTACCCACTCAACTGCAAGGACCCCACCTCCGAGAG GTGGTACCACGGGCACCTGTCCGGGCGAGACGCAGAGAAGCTCCTCACAGAGAAAGGCAAAGCCGGCAGCTTCCTGGTACGGGAGAGCCAGAGTAAACCAGGTGACTTCGTCCTCTCAGTTCTCACCAATGAGGAGAAACACGAGAACGTGGACCGCAAGACCAAGGTCACCCACGTTATGATACGCTACCAG CATGATGGTAAATATGACGTGGGAGGCGGTGAGAGGTTCGACACCCTGGCTGACCTGGTGGATCACTACAAGAAGAACCCCATGGTGGAGAAAAGTGGCATCGTAGTGCACCTCAAACAG CCCTTTAACGCCACAAGGATAAACGCGGCCAACATTGAGAACCGGGTACGAGAGCTAAATAAAGTAGCAGACAACTCTGAGAAACCCAAGCAAGGATTCTGGGAAGAGTTTGAG GTACTTCAGCAGCAGGAGTGCAAACTGCTGTATCCCCGGAAAGAAGGCCAGAAACCAGAAAACAAGAGTAAAAACAGATACAAGAATATCCTCCCCT TTGACACAACTCGGGTTGAAATCAAGGAAACAGATCCAGATGTTCCTGGTTCAGACTACATCAATGCTAACTACATCAGA AGTATGCGTGAAGAGGGTCGCCACATGGATGAGGACAAAGTCTTCATCGCCACTCAAGGATGCCTACAGAATACGGTCAACGACTTCTGGAAAATGGTCTATCAGGAGAACACACACGTCATCGTCATGACCACGAAGGAGGTGGAGCGAGGACGG AACAAGTGTGTCCGTTACTGGCCCGACCTCCACGGCACCAAAGAGTTTGGGAAGGTGCTGGTGAGGAACGTGGATGAGCGGCCTGCACAAGACTACGTCCTGAGAAAGCTGGAGGTGACCCGTCTGGACCGG AAGGAGCCTCTGAGATACATCTGGCACTTCCAGTACCTGAGCTGGCCGGACCACGGGGTGCCCAATGAGCCTGGCGGTGTCCTCTGGTTCCTAGAGGAAGTCAACCGCACCCAGAGTACCATTCCAGACACTGGCCCCATTGTCGTCCACTGCAG TGCAGGCATCGGCAGGACAGGCACCATCATCGTCATTGACATCCTTATTGACATCATTAACCGCCAAG GGCTAGATTGTGACATCGACATCCCTAAGACCATCCAGAGGGTTCGGCAGCAGAGGTCGGGCATGGTGCAGACTGAGGCCCAGTACAAGTTCATCTACATGGCTGTGCAGCAGTATATAGACACGGCTCAGAAGagactggaggaggagcag AGgaataaaatgaaggaaaggGAATATTCCAATATCAAATATCCCCAGGTGACCAACTCAAGATCCAAATCCAACATGGCATCCTCACGGTCTTCTTCTGT GTTGACGAATGATGACTCGTCGAGCGTGTATGAGAATATAAACTTTAAAAGCCCTCAGACGTCTTTCAGCAGCAACACCAGGAGGTAA